In a genomic window of Aquila chrysaetos chrysaetos chromosome Z, bAquChr1.4, whole genome shotgun sequence:
- the LOC115336515 gene encoding general transcription factor IIH subunit 2 isoform X3 produces the protein MDDEPERTKRWEGGYERTWEILKEDESGSLKATIDDILFKAKRKRLYEHHGQVRLGMLLEYFVEEYFDQNPISQIGLIVTKSKRAEKMTELSGNSKKHVTALKKAVDMNCSGEPSLYNSLNLAMQTLKHVPGHTSREVLIVFSSLTTCDPANIYDLIKCLKAVKIRVSIIGLSAEVRVCTVLARETGGTYHVILDESHYKELLMYHVSPPPASSSSECSLIRMGFPQHTIASLSDQDAKPSFSMAQLENNSEPGLTLGGYFCPQCRAKYCELPVECKICGLTLVSAPHLARSYHHLFPLDAFQEVPLAEYQGERYCQGCQGEMKDQSVFICKVCQNAFCVECDLFVHDSLHCCPGCIHKHPAPIPV, from the exons ATGGATGACGAACCCGAACGGACCAAGCGCTGGGAGGGAGGCTACGAAAGGACATG GGAAATTCTTAAAGAAGATGAATCCGGATCGCTGAAAGCGACCATCGACGACATTCTTTTCAAGGCGAAGAGGAAAAG ACTCTATGAACACCATGGACAAGTTCGACTTGGAATG TTATTGGAATATTTTGTTGAAGAGTACTTTGACCAAAATCCTATTAGTCAG atTGGCTTAATTGTAACCAAGAgtaaaagagctgaaaaaatgaCAGAACTTTCAG GCAACTCAAAAAAGCACGTAACTGCTCTGAAGAAAGCAGTGGATATGAACTGCAGTGGAGAGCCATCTCTATATAACTCCTTAAATTTGGCCATGCAGACTTTAAA GCATGTGCCAGGACACACAAGCAGAGAGGTTTTGATAGTCTTCAGCAGTCTGACGACATGTGATCCAGCCAACATCTATGATCTAATTAAG tGCTTAAAAGCAGTTAAGATCAGAGTATCTATCATCGGCTTAAGTGCTGAAGTTCGAGTTTGTACGGTACTTGCCCGAGAAACTGGTG GAACATACCATGTTATATTAGACGAAAGTCATTATAAGGAACTCCTGATGTATCATGTTAGTCCTCCACCTGCCAGTTCAAGCTCTGAGTGCTCCCTTATTCGAATGG GTTTTCCTCAGCATACTATTGCTTCTTTATCTGATCAAGATGCAAAGCCGTCCTTTAGTATGGC GCAATTGGAAAACAACAGTGAGCCGGGTCTTACGCTGGGGGGGTATTTCTGTCCCCAGTGCAGAGCCAAATACTGTGAACTTCCTGTGGAATGCAAAATCTGTG GTCTTACGTTAGTGTCTGCACCTCACCTGGCTCGGTCTTACCATCACTTGTTTCCCTTGGATGCCTTTCAGGAAGTTCCCCTGGCAGAATATCAGGGGGAACG GTATTGTCAAGGCTGCCAGGGAGAAATGAAAGATCAAAGT GTTTTCATATGTAAAGTGTGTCAGAATGCATTTTGTGTGGAATGCGATTTGTTTGTTCATGATTCTCTGCActgctgtcctggctgtatTCACAAGCACCCTGCTCCCATACCTGTATGA
- the MARVELD2 gene encoding MARVEL domain-containing protein 2 produces the protein MSRSAGSEGGRPGRSLLPRGAGPGSPLPRDAEPRTAAPLPPPPLPLRPPFGPDAYPGEGSPGPSGPAELKPVRRFIPDSWKNFFKGRRNNGSSWDSAASDIRYISDGVECSPPSSPAPLQPEPRSVPGSYKDPYGGSGGSYDSRKEAEAMLPGDPFGSLEHRAATGQTYSERVEAYNQRYAYMKSWAGLLRILCVAELLLGAAVFACVTAYVHKDNEWYNMFGYSQPYGYGAGSAYGGYSYSGPKTPFILVVAGMAWIVTIVLLVLGMSMYYRTILLDSNWWPLTEFGINVALFFLYMSAAIVYVNDTNRGGLCYYHLFKTPINASFCRVEGGQTAAIIFLFVTVIIYLISAVVSLKLWRHEAARRHRELMEREMKTQSSFPEKKYESDDRPREEVTYRQLKSVERKPELLNGHIPAGHIPKPIVMPDYLAKYPAIQTNEMRDRYKAVFNDQFAEYKELSVEVHAVLKKFDELDALLRQLPQHPESVYEQERISKVLQEYKKKKNDPAFLEKKERCEYLKNKLSHIKQRIQDYDKVMNWNVET, from the exons ATGTCGAGGAGCGCCGGCTCAGAGGGCGGGCGGCCCGGCAGGTCGCTGCTGCCCCGTGGGGCGGGCCccggctccccgctcccccgggACGCGGAGCCGCGGACCGCCGCCCCCTTgccgccgcccccgctccccctgCGGCCCCCCTTCGGCCCCGACGCCTACCCCGGcgagggcagccccggcccgaGCGGGCCGGCCGAGCTCAAGCCGGTCCGGCGGTTCATCCCGGACTCGTGGAAGAACTTCTTCAAAGGCAGACGCAACAACGGCTCCAGCTGGGACAGCGCGGCCTCCGACATCAGGTACATCTCGGACGGGGTGGAATGCTCGCCGCCGTCCTCCCCGGCCCCTCTCCAGCCGGAGCCCAGGTCGGTGCCCGGCTCCTACAAGGATCCTTACGGAGGATCGGGTGGGAGCTACGACTCGCGGAAGGAGGCCGAAGCCATGCTGCCCGGGGACCCCTTCGGGTCGCTGGAGCACCGCGCAGCCACCGGGCAGACCTACAGCGAGCGGGTGGAGGCCTACAACCAGCGGTACGCCTACATGAAGTCCTGGGCCGGCCTGCTCAGGATCCTCTGCGTGgcggagctgctgctgggcgCCGCCGTCTTCGCCTGCGTCACGGCCTACGTGCACAAGGATAACGAGTGGTACAACATGTTCGGGTACTCGCAGCCCTACGGCTACGGGGCCGGCAGCGCCTATGGAGGCTACTCCTACAGCGGACCCAAAACGCCTTTCATCCTGGTGGTGGCGGGAATGGCGTGGATAGTCACGAtagtgctgctggtgctgggcatGTCGATGTACTACCGGACTATCCTTCTCGATTCCAACTGGTGGCCGCTGACTGAGTTCGGAATTAACGTGGCCTTGTTCTTTCTGTACATGTCAGCTGCCATAGTGTACGTCAACGACACCAACCGTGGTGGGCTCTGCTATTACCACTTGTTTAAGACACCaataaatgcatctttttgCCGTGTAGAGGGAGGTCAGACAGCAGCAATCATCTTCTTGTTTGTCACGGTGATCATCTACCTAATTAGTGCGGTGGTTTCTCTAAAGTTATGGAGGCATGAGGCAGCTAGGAGGCACAGGGAATTAATGGAACGGGAG ATGAAAACACAGtcctcttttccagaaaagaag tATGAAAGTGATGACAGACCAAGAGAAGAGGTCACTTACAGGCAGCTTaaatcagtggaaagaaaaccagaactaCTTAATGGTCATATACCTGCAGGCCACATTCCTAAACCTATAGTGATGCCAGACTACTTAGC gaaataccCAGCAATTCAAACAAATGAAATGCGAGACCGGTACAAAGCAGTATTCAATGATCAGTTTGCTGAGTATAAAGAACTGTCTGTGGAAGTTCATGCTGTATTAAAAAAGTTTGATGAGCTGGATGCATTGCTTAGACAGCTTCCTCAACATCCTGAAAGTGTATAT GAACAGGAAAGGATATCAAAAGTTCTGCAAGAatacaagaagaagaaaaat GATCCtgcatttctggagaaaaaggagCGTTGTGAATACCTAAAGAATAAGCTTTCTCACATAAAACAACGGATTCAGGACTATGATAAAGTTATGAATTGGAATGTAGAAACTTAG
- the LOC115336515 gene encoding general transcription factor IIH subunit 2 isoform X2, whose product MDDEPERTKRWEGGYERTWEILKEDESGSLKATIDDILFKAKRKRLYEHHGQVRLGMLLEYFVEEYFDQNPISQIGLIVTKSKRAEKMTELSGELFFSLTGNSKKHVTALKKAVDMNCSGEPSLYNSLNLAMQTLKHVPGHTSREVLIVFSSLTTCDPANIYDLIKCLKAVKIRVSIIGLSAEVRVCTVLARETGGTYHVILDESHYKELLMYHVSPPPASSSSECSLIRMGFPQHTIASLSDQDAKPSFSMAQLENNSEPGLTLGGYFCPQCRAKYCELPVECKICGLTLVSAPHLARSYHHLFPLDAFQEVPLAEYQGERYCQGCQGEMKDQSVFICKVCQNAFCVECDLFVHDSLHCCPGCIHKHPAPIPV is encoded by the exons ATGGATGACGAACCCGAACGGACCAAGCGCTGGGAGGGAGGCTACGAAAGGACATG GGAAATTCTTAAAGAAGATGAATCCGGATCGCTGAAAGCGACCATCGACGACATTCTTTTCAAGGCGAAGAGGAAAAG ACTCTATGAACACCATGGACAAGTTCGACTTGGAATG TTATTGGAATATTTTGTTGAAGAGTACTTTGACCAAAATCCTATTAGTCAG atTGGCTTAATTGTAACCAAGAgtaaaagagctgaaaaaatgaCAGAACTTTCAG GtgaattgtttttttcacttacagGCAACTCAAAAAAGCACGTAACTGCTCTGAAGAAAGCAGTGGATATGAACTGCAGTGGAGAGCCATCTCTATATAACTCCTTAAATTTGGCCATGCAGACTTTAAA GCATGTGCCAGGACACACAAGCAGAGAGGTTTTGATAGTCTTCAGCAGTCTGACGACATGTGATCCAGCCAACATCTATGATCTAATTAAG tGCTTAAAAGCAGTTAAGATCAGAGTATCTATCATCGGCTTAAGTGCTGAAGTTCGAGTTTGTACGGTACTTGCCCGAGAAACTGGTG GAACATACCATGTTATATTAGACGAAAGTCATTATAAGGAACTCCTGATGTATCATGTTAGTCCTCCACCTGCCAGTTCAAGCTCTGAGTGCTCCCTTATTCGAATGG GTTTTCCTCAGCATACTATTGCTTCTTTATCTGATCAAGATGCAAAGCCGTCCTTTAGTATGGC GCAATTGGAAAACAACAGTGAGCCGGGTCTTACGCTGGGGGGGTATTTCTGTCCCCAGTGCAGAGCCAAATACTGTGAACTTCCTGTGGAATGCAAAATCTGTG GTCTTACGTTAGTGTCTGCACCTCACCTGGCTCGGTCTTACCATCACTTGTTTCCCTTGGATGCCTTTCAGGAAGTTCCCCTGGCAGAATATCAGGGGGAACG GTATTGTCAAGGCTGCCAGGGAGAAATGAAAGATCAAAGT GTTTTCATATGTAAAGTGTGTCAGAATGCATTTTGTGTGGAATGCGATTTGTTTGTTCATGATTCTCTGCActgctgtcctggctgtatTCACAAGCACCCTGCTCCCATACCTGTATGA
- the LOC115336515 gene encoding general transcription factor IIH subunit 2 isoform X1, which translates to MDDEPERTKRWEGGYERTWEILKEDESGSLKATIDDILFKAKRKRLYEHHGQVRLGMMRHLYVVVDGSRTMEDQDLKPNRLTCTLKLLEYFVEEYFDQNPISQIGLIVTKSKRAEKMTELSGNSKKHVTALKKAVDMNCSGEPSLYNSLNLAMQTLKHVPGHTSREVLIVFSSLTTCDPANIYDLIKCLKAVKIRVSIIGLSAEVRVCTVLARETGGTYHVILDESHYKELLMYHVSPPPASSSSECSLIRMGFPQHTIASLSDQDAKPSFSMAQLENNSEPGLTLGGYFCPQCRAKYCELPVECKICGLTLVSAPHLARSYHHLFPLDAFQEVPLAEYQGERYCQGCQGEMKDQSVFICKVCQNAFCVECDLFVHDSLHCCPGCIHKHPAPIPV; encoded by the exons ATGGATGACGAACCCGAACGGACCAAGCGCTGGGAGGGAGGCTACGAAAGGACATG GGAAATTCTTAAAGAAGATGAATCCGGATCGCTGAAAGCGACCATCGACGACATTCTTTTCAAGGCGAAGAGGAAAAG ACTCTATGAACACCATGGACAAGTTCGACTTGGAATG ATGCGTCACCTTTATGTGGTTGTTGATGGATCAAGAACTATGGAGGACCAAGATTTAAAACCGAACAGACTTACTTGCACTTTGAAG TTATTGGAATATTTTGTTGAAGAGTACTTTGACCAAAATCCTATTAGTCAG atTGGCTTAATTGTAACCAAGAgtaaaagagctgaaaaaatgaCAGAACTTTCAG GCAACTCAAAAAAGCACGTAACTGCTCTGAAGAAAGCAGTGGATATGAACTGCAGTGGAGAGCCATCTCTATATAACTCCTTAAATTTGGCCATGCAGACTTTAAA GCATGTGCCAGGACACACAAGCAGAGAGGTTTTGATAGTCTTCAGCAGTCTGACGACATGTGATCCAGCCAACATCTATGATCTAATTAAG tGCTTAAAAGCAGTTAAGATCAGAGTATCTATCATCGGCTTAAGTGCTGAAGTTCGAGTTTGTACGGTACTTGCCCGAGAAACTGGTG GAACATACCATGTTATATTAGACGAAAGTCATTATAAGGAACTCCTGATGTATCATGTTAGTCCTCCACCTGCCAGTTCAAGCTCTGAGTGCTCCCTTATTCGAATGG GTTTTCCTCAGCATACTATTGCTTCTTTATCTGATCAAGATGCAAAGCCGTCCTTTAGTATGGC GCAATTGGAAAACAACAGTGAGCCGGGTCTTACGCTGGGGGGGTATTTCTGTCCCCAGTGCAGAGCCAAATACTGTGAACTTCCTGTGGAATGCAAAATCTGTG GTCTTACGTTAGTGTCTGCACCTCACCTGGCTCGGTCTTACCATCACTTGTTTCCCTTGGATGCCTTTCAGGAAGTTCCCCTGGCAGAATATCAGGGGGAACG GTATTGTCAAGGCTGCCAGGGAGAAATGAAAGATCAAAGT GTTTTCATATGTAAAGTGTGTCAGAATGCATTTTGTGTGGAATGCGATTTGTTTGTTCATGATTCTCTGCActgctgtcctggctgtatTCACAAGCACCCTGCTCCCATACCTGTATGA